From the genome of Bradyrhizobium elkanii USDA 76, one region includes:
- a CDS encoding TauD/TfdA dioxygenase family protein yields the protein MEVIPLRQGFGAELRGVTLSDVAASDAAYAAVRAAFEEHSVLVFRGQEVSDDIQLAFSRRFGPPEVTKVGSMGTGSHFVILSTFGPDGKVVPSDHRQQLRARANQLWHTDSSFKRLPALTSILSARIIPEHGGETEFVSMRLAFERLDKDTAKRLENSFAWHSYAHSRSKVATGLATTEEVDALPPVCWRMVWRNPVNGRGALYLASHAYGVEGMDAEAGKALIEQLTEAATAPGVSYLHQWKQGDVVMWDNRATMHRGRPWPAHEGRLMIRTTISATEADGVANMHLPSPQAAE from the coding sequence ATGGAAGTGATCCCACTGCGTCAGGGCTTTGGCGCCGAACTGCGCGGCGTCACGCTGTCGGACGTTGCCGCCAGCGATGCCGCCTATGCGGCGGTGCGCGCGGCGTTCGAGGAACATTCGGTGCTGGTGTTCCGCGGCCAGGAGGTCAGCGACGACATCCAGCTCGCCTTCTCGCGCCGGTTCGGACCGCCCGAGGTGACCAAGGTCGGTTCGATGGGCACCGGATCGCATTTCGTGATCCTCTCGACCTTCGGGCCCGACGGCAAGGTGGTTCCATCCGATCACCGGCAGCAGCTGCGTGCCAGGGCCAACCAGCTCTGGCACACCGATTCCTCCTTCAAGCGCTTGCCGGCGCTGACCTCGATCCTGTCGGCGCGCATCATTCCTGAACATGGCGGCGAGACCGAATTCGTCTCGATGCGGCTTGCCTTCGAGCGGCTCGACAAGGACACGGCGAAGCGGCTGGAGAACTCGTTCGCCTGGCACTCCTACGCGCATTCGCGCAGCAAGGTGGCCACGGGACTTGCAACAACCGAGGAAGTCGACGCGCTGCCGCCGGTATGCTGGCGCATGGTCTGGCGCAATCCCGTCAACGGCCGCGGCGCGCTGTATCTCGCCTCCCATGCCTATGGCGTCGAGGGCATGGACGCCGAGGCCGGCAAGGCGCTGATCGAGCAATTGACCGAAGCCGCGACCGCGCCCGGCGTCAGCTATCTGCACCAATGGAAGCAGGGCGACGTCGTGATGTGGGACAACCGCGCCACCATGCACCGCGGCCGCCCCTGGCCGGCGCATGAAGGCCGCCTGATGATTCGCACCACGATCTCCGCGACCGAGGCCGACGGCGTCGCCAACATGCACCTGCCCTCGCCGCAGGCGGCGGAGTGA
- a CDS encoding DUF2270 domain-containing protein, whose protein sequence is MPSPQPREPEPVQAGRLEFTAAEIGALAHLYRGEIYRSTVWRTRLDSSTNWAVVTTGIALSATYSSAEASPLPMVLVGLLVTVFLLFEARRYRYFNVWRARARLLETDFYAPMIRGEGPSPNSAWTELLANDYRNPRYHISYVRAIGRRLRRTYGWIFAIQAIAYYGKLAIHPLPLTTMSEIWDRASIGPIPGAIVVLAGVAFHSSWALFAFVTHRIEIADRRARRNLIAMG, encoded by the coding sequence ATGCCGTCGCCCCAGCCGCGCGAGCCGGAGCCGGTACAGGCCGGAAGGCTCGAATTCACCGCCGCCGAGATCGGTGCTCTCGCCCATCTCTATCGTGGCGAGATCTACCGCAGTACGGTCTGGCGCACCCGCCTCGACAGCTCGACCAACTGGGCGGTGGTGACGACCGGGATCGCGCTGTCGGCGACCTACAGCAGCGCGGAGGCTTCGCCCTTGCCGATGGTGCTGGTCGGCCTGCTGGTAACGGTGTTCCTGTTGTTCGAGGCGCGGCGCTACCGTTACTTCAACGTCTGGCGCGCCCGCGCACGGTTGCTCGAAACCGATTTCTACGCGCCGATGATCCGAGGCGAAGGTCCCTCGCCGAACTCGGCCTGGACCGAGCTGCTTGCCAACGATTACCGCAACCCGAGATACCATATCAGCTATGTCCGGGCGATCGGCCGGCGGCTGCGCCGAACCTATGGCTGGATTTTCGCGATCCAGGCCATCGCCTATTACGGCAAGCTCGCGATCCATCCGCTGCCGTTGACCACGATGAGCGAGATCTGGGATCGCGCCTCGATCGGCCCGATTCCCGGAGCCATCGTGGTTCTGGCCGGCGTCGCATTCCACTCCAGCTGGGCGCTGTTCGCGTTCGTCACGCATCGCATCGAGATCGCCGATCGGCGCGCGCGGCGCAATCTGATCGCAATGGGATGA
- a CDS encoding AMP-binding protein, whose protein sequence is MYTGKHAYLRPLQPAFIMAGTGETVTYRELEARSNRLAHLFRKQGLGRLDHYSIFMENNNRYLEACGAGERAGLYFTCVNSYLTAGELAYILTNSQSRILITSKLKLDIAREALKECPQVELCIVVDGDSESERIVGLREATAGLPSTPIADEYAGTAMLYSSGTTGRPKGIVRPLPEQPPSQNLPLFDFLTKLWHYREGMVYLSPAPLYHSAPQAAVNLTIRMGGTVVIMESFDPERYLQLVEKWGITHSQLVPTMFSRLLKLPEEVRARYDLSTLEIAIHAAAPCPALVKDDMIKWWGPIIHEYYGATEGLGFTACNSEEWLAHRGTVGRVLLGDLHILDENMQPCPKGTPGTVWFKTATPFEYFNDPAKTTEARSADGSMSTVGDVGYVDDDNFLYLTDRATFMIISGGVNIYPQECENLLITHPKVADAAVFGVPNVDLGEEVKAVVQPVDGIAPGPELAEELIAFCASSLSRQKVPRSVDFEAELPRLPTGKLYKRLLRDRYWGNKTSRIV, encoded by the coding sequence ATGTACACCGGCAAGCATGCTTACCTGCGCCCGCTGCAACCCGCCTTCATCATGGCCGGGACCGGCGAGACCGTCACCTATCGTGAGCTCGAGGCGCGCTCCAACCGGCTCGCGCATCTGTTCCGCAAGCAGGGGCTGGGGCGGCTCGACCATTATTCGATCTTCATGGAGAACAACAACCGCTACCTCGAGGCCTGCGGCGCCGGCGAGCGCGCCGGGCTCTACTTCACCTGCGTCAACTCCTACCTCACCGCGGGCGAGCTCGCCTACATCCTGACCAACAGCCAGTCGCGGATCCTGATCACCTCGAAGCTGAAGCTCGACATCGCGCGCGAGGCGCTGAAGGAGTGTCCGCAGGTCGAGCTCTGCATCGTGGTCGACGGCGACAGCGAGAGCGAGCGCATCGTCGGGCTGCGCGAGGCCACCGCGGGCCTGCCGTCAACGCCGATCGCGGACGAATATGCCGGCACCGCGATGCTGTATTCCTCCGGCACCACCGGCCGGCCCAAGGGCATCGTGCGGCCGCTGCCGGAGCAGCCGCCGTCGCAGAACCTGCCGCTGTTCGATTTCCTGACCAAGCTCTGGCACTACCGCGAGGGCATGGTCTACCTCTCGCCGGCGCCGCTCTATCACTCGGCGCCGCAGGCCGCGGTCAATCTCACCATCCGGATGGGCGGCACGGTCGTCATCATGGAGAGCTTCGATCCGGAGCGCTATCTGCAGCTGGTCGAGAAATGGGGCATCACCCACAGCCAGCTGGTGCCGACCATGTTTTCACGTCTGCTGAAACTGCCCGAGGAAGTTCGCGCTCGCTACGATCTGTCGACCCTCGAGATTGCGATCCATGCCGCCGCGCCCTGCCCGGCGCTGGTCAAGGACGACATGATCAAATGGTGGGGTCCCATCATCCACGAATATTACGGCGCGACCGAGGGGCTCGGCTTCACCGCCTGCAACAGCGAGGAGTGGCTCGCGCATCGCGGCACCGTCGGCAGGGTCCTGCTCGGCGATCTGCATATCCTCGACGAGAACATGCAGCCCTGCCCGAAGGGAACGCCGGGCACAGTGTGGTTCAAGACCGCCACGCCATTCGAATATTTCAACGACCCCGCCAAGACCACCGAGGCGCGCTCGGCCGACGGCAGCATGAGCACGGTCGGCGACGTCGGCTATGTCGACGACGACAACTTCCTTTATCTCACCGATCGCGCCACTTTCATGATCATCTCCGGCGGCGTGAACATCTATCCGCAGGAATGCGAGAACCTGTTGATCACCCATCCCAAGGTCGCCGACGCCGCGGTGTTCGGCGTGCCCAATGTCGATCTCGGCGAGGAGGTGAAGGCGGTGGTGCAGCCGGTCGACGGCATCGCGCCGGGGCCGGAGCTTGCCGAGGAACTGATCGCGTTCTGCGCCAGCTCGCTGTCGCGCCAGAAAGTGCCGCGCTCGGTGGATTTCGAGGCCGAGCTGCCGCGGCTGCCGACCGGCAAACTCTACAAGCGCCTGCTGCGTGACCGCTATTGGGGCAACAAGACCTCGCGGATCGTGTGA
- a CDS encoding iron-containing alcohol dehydrogenase: MHRGRVVFGAMDEVVFGRPAREAIVEQLDRLGAERAFLMVSGTLNRETDEIEKVRAALGPRCVGTFDKMPAHTPRAAVIAAAEQARGAKADLIVTIGGGSITDGAKAVQLCLANNVTTSDGIETIRTHGGVSPAMHPPTVRQISVPTTIAGGEFSSIAGVTNEAKRQKEMLRHPLVMPRATILDPELSVHTPEWLFLSTGIRAVDHCVEGICSREAHPYGDAQALKGLEMLATGLPRVKANPKDISARMDCQIGTWLSTGPLASGVPMGASHGIGYVLGAEFDVPHGYTSCVMLPAVMRWNKRDNADRQALVAAAMGHAGADAGDVLDRFIRDLGMPRSLQEVRVGPEHFDRIATQAMRTPWVPRNPRKIDDPSQVREILEMAA; this comes from the coding sequence GTGCATCGAGGCCGTGTCGTATTCGGCGCCATGGACGAGGTCGTGTTCGGGCGGCCCGCGCGTGAGGCCATCGTCGAGCAGCTGGACCGGCTGGGCGCCGAGCGCGCCTTTCTGATGGTGTCGGGCACGCTGAACCGCGAGACCGACGAGATCGAGAAGGTTCGCGCGGCGCTGGGGCCCCGCTGCGTCGGCACCTTCGACAAGATGCCGGCGCATACGCCGCGCGCCGCGGTCATCGCGGCGGCGGAGCAGGCGCGCGGCGCGAAAGCGGATTTGATCGTCACGATCGGCGGCGGCTCGATCACCGACGGCGCCAAGGCGGTGCAGCTTTGCCTCGCCAACAACGTCACGACGTCCGACGGCATCGAGACGATCCGCACCCATGGCGGCGTCTCACCCGCGATGCATCCGCCGACCGTGCGCCAGATCAGCGTGCCGACCACCATCGCCGGCGGCGAGTTCTCCTCGATCGCCGGCGTCACCAACGAGGCCAAGCGGCAGAAGGAGATGCTGCGGCATCCGCTGGTGATGCCGCGCGCCACCATCCTCGATCCGGAACTGTCGGTGCACACGCCGGAATGGCTGTTCCTGTCGACAGGTATCCGCGCCGTCGACCATTGCGTCGAAGGCATCTGCTCGCGCGAGGCGCATCCTTACGGCGACGCGCAGGCGCTGAAGGGCCTCGAGATGCTGGCGACCGGCCTGCCACGGGTGAAAGCCAACCCCAAGGATATTTCGGCGCGGATGGATTGCCAGATCGGCACCTGGCTCTCCACCGGCCCGCTCGCCTCGGGCGTGCCGATGGGTGCGAGCCACGGCATCGGCTACGTGCTCGGCGCCGAGTTCGACGTGCCGCACGGCTACACCTCGTGCGTGATGCTGCCCGCGGTGATGCGCTGGAACAAGCGCGACAATGCCGACCGGCAGGCGCTGGTCGCGGCCGCAATGGGGCATGCGGGCGCGGACGCCGGCGATGTGCTCGACCGCTTCATCCGCGACCTCGGCATGCCGCGCAGCCTGCAAGAGGTGCGCGTCGGCCCCGAGCATTTCGACCGCATCGCAACGCAAGCGATGCGAACGCCCTGGGTGCCGCGCAATCCGCGCAAGATCGACGATCCGTCCCAGGTTCGCGAGATTCTGGAGATGGCTGCATAG
- a CDS encoding GNAT family N-acetyltransferase has protein sequence MTDGLRTAIVPAASGWTRAADAGLTFRRIADSDLAFLARLYASTRTDELAVTPWSAEQKAAFLAMQFQAQHRHYQQYYPTADWLVTMRGGEDIGRLYVDRWPGEHCVIDIAFLPEHRGSGLGGALMRDVLDEAARAGKAVSIHVEKFNPAMRLYRRLGFITEEDKGVYDLMRWRAAGASDRQVKTA, from the coding sequence ATGACGGATGGTTTGCGCACGGCTATTGTTCCCGCGGCGTCTGGGTGGACACGCGCCGCGGATGCCGGCCTGACGTTTCGCCGTATTGCGGACAGCGATTTAGCCTTCCTTGCGCGGCTCTATGCCTCGACCCGAACCGACGAACTGGCTGTGACGCCGTGGAGCGCCGAACAGAAGGCTGCTTTCCTGGCGATGCAGTTCCAGGCCCAGCATAGGCACTACCAGCAGTATTATCCGACGGCTGACTGGCTGGTGACGATGCGCGGCGGCGAGGATATCGGTCGTCTCTATGTCGACCGCTGGCCGGGCGAGCATTGCGTCATCGATATCGCCTTCCTGCCCGAACATCGCGGATCGGGTCTCGGCGGCGCGCTGATGCGCGACGTGCTCGACGAGGCCGCCCGCGCCGGCAAGGCCGTCTCGATCCACGTGGAGAAATTCAATCCCGCGATGCGGCTCTACCGGCGGCTCGGCTTCATCACCGAGGAAGACAAGGGCGTCTACGACCTGATGCGCTGGCGGGCGGCGGGAGCTTCCGACCGTCAGGTGAAGACCGCCTGA
- a CDS encoding IS630-like element ISRj1 family transposase, whose amino-acid sequence MIPEAREVHLSRKDRKVLEACCRSPVTLQRDLKRARIVLLAADGRSTRSIAKEVGVQPRIVSLWRHRYADHGLEGLQDKPRPGKQPIYTKTTDKRILKLLDKPPPQGFARWTGPLLAEALGDVDVQYVWRFLRSHKIDLVARKSWCESNDPNFTAKAADVVGLYVAPPAKAIVLCVDEKPSIQALERAQGYLKLPNGRALTGQSHDYKRHGTTTLFAALEVATGKIIATHSKRRRRVEFLDFMNSVTAAFPNRKLHVILDNLNTHKKNEDWLKAHPNVQFHFTPTSASWLNQVEVWFSILQGQSLSGTSFTSLKQLQEHIDAYVNAYNDRAEPFVWTKKKVRQRRFKGRRITQL is encoded by the coding sequence ATGATACCCGAAGCAAGAGAAGTCCACCTTTCGAGGAAAGATCGCAAGGTGCTTGAGGCGTGCTGTCGCTCACCGGTGACGTTGCAGCGCGATTTGAAGCGGGCGCGGATAGTTCTGTTGGCGGCGGATGGGCGCAGCACCCGGTCGATCGCCAAGGAAGTTGGGGTCCAGCCGCGGATTGTCAGCCTTTGGCGGCATCGCTATGCCGACCATGGCCTTGAAGGGCTGCAAGACAAGCCGCGGCCTGGCAAGCAGCCGATCTATACGAAGACGACCGACAAGCGGATTCTGAAGCTGCTGGATAAGCCGCCACCGCAAGGGTTTGCGCGCTGGACCGGCCCCCTGCTGGCCGAGGCGCTGGGCGATGTCGATGTCCAATATGTCTGGCGGTTCCTGCGCAGCCACAAGATTGACCTGGTGGCTCGCAAGTCCTGGTGCGAGAGCAACGACCCGAACTTTACGGCCAAAGCCGCCGATGTTGTCGGCCTCTATGTCGCGCCGCCGGCGAAGGCCATTGTGCTGTGCGTGGACGAGAAGCCCTCGATCCAGGCTTTGGAGCGAGCGCAGGGTTATCTGAAGTTGCCCAATGGCCGCGCCTTGACCGGCCAAAGCCACGATTACAAGCGGCATGGCACCACAACATTGTTTGCGGCGCTCGAAGTCGCCACCGGAAAGATCATCGCGACCCATTCAAAACGCCGGCGCCGCGTCGAGTTTCTCGATTTCATGAACAGCGTCACCGCGGCTTTTCCGAACCGCAAGCTTCACGTCATCCTCGACAACCTCAACACCCATAAAAAGAACGAGGACTGGCTCAAGGCCCACCCCAACGTGCAATTTCATTTCACGCCGACAAGTGCGTCATGGCTCAATCAGGTCGAAGTATGGTTTTCCATCTTGCAGGGGCAGTCGCTCAGCGGCACCTCCTTCACGAGCCTCAAGCAGCTTCAGGAACACATCGATGCCTACGTCAACGCATACAACGACAGAGCCGAGCCCTTCGTCTGGACCAAGAAAAAGGTCCGTCAACGCCGTTTCAAAGGCCGCCGTATCACTCAGCTCTGA
- a CDS encoding phage tail protein: MMSFGYPPKGWALCNGQLLPINQNQALFSLFGTTYGGNGTTNFALPNLQGKVPLHMGQGFTQGQTGGETSHTLTISEMPQHPHTFQGTTNNADNAVLTGNLMATSANLYTAANNLTTLDPSTVANAGGSQPHENMQPYLTVNFCIALQGIFPSRN, encoded by the coding sequence ATGATGTCGTTCGGCTACCCGCCCAAGGGCTGGGCGCTCTGCAACGGTCAGTTGCTGCCTATCAATCAGAACCAGGCATTGTTCTCGCTGTTTGGTACGACCTATGGCGGGAATGGCACGACGAATTTCGCGCTGCCCAATCTGCAGGGAAAAGTGCCGCTGCATATGGGTCAGGGCTTCACGCAGGGGCAGACCGGCGGCGAGACGTCCCACACGCTGACAATCTCCGAGATGCCGCAGCACCCGCACACATTTCAGGGCACGACCAACAATGCCGACAACGCCGTGCTCACCGGCAATCTGATGGCGACGTCAGCCAATCTCTATACGGCCGCGAACAATCTGACGACGCTGGACCCGAGCACCGTCGCCAATGCCGGAGGTTCGCAGCCTCACGAGAACATGCAGCCCTATCTCACGGTCAACTTCTGCATCGCTTTGCAGGGCATCTTCCCCTCCCGGAATTGA
- a CDS encoding phage tail protein, with protein sequence MGEPYVGEIRMFGGNFAPNGWMFCQGQILAISQYDVLFNLIGTTYGGDGQSTFALPNLQGRLPMHQGSSFVMGQSAGVEQVTLTTQQLPIHSHPMAASLNNATGSTVTGNVVGAVGATQIYREVPAGSAMANQACTSVGGNQPHDNMQPYLCVSFIISMFGVYPSQT encoded by the coding sequence ATGGGCGAGCCATATGTTGGCGAGATACGCATGTTCGGCGGCAATTTTGCGCCGAACGGCTGGATGTTCTGCCAGGGACAAATCCTGGCGATCTCCCAGTACGACGTTTTGTTTAACCTGATCGGTACCACGTATGGCGGCGACGGCCAGTCGACGTTCGCTCTGCCGAACCTGCAGGGACGCCTGCCCATGCACCAGGGCAGCAGCTTCGTCATGGGGCAGAGCGCCGGCGTCGAGCAAGTGACGCTGACCACCCAGCAACTGCCCATCCACTCCCACCCGATGGCGGCATCCCTGAACAACGCGACCGGCAGCACGGTGACGGGCAACGTCGTCGGCGCCGTGGGTGCTACGCAGATTTACCGCGAGGTCCCGGCAGGTTCGGCGATGGCGAACCAGGCCTGCACATCCGTCGGCGGCAACCAGCCGCACGACAACATGCAACCTTACCTCTGCGTCAGCTTCATCATTTCAATGTTCGGCGTTTACCCGAGCCAAACCTAG
- a CDS encoding phage tail protein yields MSDQFLAEIRIFPFNFAPVGWALCNGQLMPISQNTALFSLLGTTYGGDGKSTFALPDLQGSSPMQPGQSSFGTLYGLGQSGGTTTVTLLQSEMPLHNHGVQGNINPSNLATPSPVRSLARANPGQAYTATLTNISPFSAISSIMPIGGSQPHNNMMPYLTLSFCIALQGIFPQRP; encoded by the coding sequence ATGTCTGACCAATTCCTGGCCGAGATCCGTATTTTTCCGTTCAACTTCGCCCCCGTCGGGTGGGCCCTCTGCAACGGCCAGCTCATGCCGATCTCGCAGAACACCGCGCTGTTCTCCCTGCTCGGCACCACCTATGGCGGTGACGGCAAGAGCACCTTTGCGTTGCCCGACCTGCAAGGCAGCTCGCCGATGCAACCGGGGCAAAGCTCGTTTGGCACCTTGTATGGTCTCGGACAGTCCGGCGGCACGACGACGGTGACGCTGCTGCAATCCGAAATGCCCCTGCACAACCACGGGGTTCAGGGCAACATCAATCCGTCGAACCTCGCCACGCCCAGTCCGGTGCGGTCGCTTGCACGCGCAAACCCGGGGCAAGCCTACACGGCGACGTTGACCAACATTTCGCCGTTTTCGGCCATCAGTTCGATTATGCCGATCGGCGGCAGCCAGCCCCATAATAATATGATGCCCTATCTCACCCTGAGTTTCTGCATCGCATTGCAAGGCATTTTCCCGCAGCGGCCATGA
- a CDS encoding DUF6916 family protein, translating into MTSTVDLAKLHIDDFTPHQDAEFEMQAERDRVVALKLAKVEPAGNSGRPGGAFSLLFTGPKGAWLPQAIYPVRHPALGMMDIFLVPVGPLADGNGYQAVFT; encoded by the coding sequence ATGACATCCACCGTCGATCTCGCCAAACTGCACATTGACGATTTCACGCCGCATCAGGATGCGGAGTTCGAGATGCAGGCGGAGAGGGATCGCGTCGTCGCTCTGAAGCTCGCCAAGGTCGAGCCCGCGGGCAACAGCGGTCGGCCGGGCGGTGCGTTCTCGCTGTTGTTCACGGGCCCGAAGGGCGCGTGGCTGCCGCAGGCGATCTATCCGGTGCGGCATCCGGCGCTGGGCATGATGGACATCTTTTTGGTGCCGGTCGGTCCGCTCGCGGATGGCAATGGCTATCAGGCGGTCTTCACCTGA